A window from Flavobacterium gyeonganense encodes these proteins:
- a CDS encoding SDR family NAD(P)-dependent oxidoreductase encodes MRVICSPDWQRKLQQKAGKLQFETNFWGTVNVTKAILPYFRKQQFGQIITVSSMMGLISLPMHPIYAASKHALEGFFESLRFEVSQFNIKVSMVEPMWAKTNIGKNMIAVDGNISEYRNYKEQVNHYIKNGLANGEEPSVIVDKIIKVINTKNPKFRNIVGKMAGMVLFLNNYAYPMFENTIHKSVRSAK; translated from the coding sequence ATGCGGGTTATATGCTCACCGGATTGGCAGAGGAAACTTCAACAGAAGGCAGGGAAACTTCAATTCGAAACTAACTTTTGGGGAACAGTAAATGTAACAAAAGCAATATTGCCTTATTTCAGAAAACAACAATTTGGTCAAATTATTACAGTTAGCTCAATGATGGGACTTATATCGCTGCCTATGCATCCAATTTATGCTGCATCCAAACATGCTTTGGAAGGATTTTTTGAGTCATTGCGTTTTGAGGTCAGTCAATTTAATATCAAGGTTAGCATGGTAGAACCTATGTGGGCAAAAACAAATATTGGCAAGAATATGATTGCTGTTGATGGCAATATATCAGAATATAGAAACTATAAAGAGCAGGTGAATCACTATATCAAAAATGGTTTGGCTAATGGAGAAGAGCCTTCTGTAATAGTTGACAAAATTATCAAAGTGATAAATACCAAAAATCCAAAATTCCGAAACATCGTAGGGAAAATGGCAGGAATGGTACTATTCCTTAATAATTACGCCTATCCAATGTTTGAAAATACAATTCATAAAAGTGTAAGATCGGCAAAATAA
- a CDS encoding SDR family oxidoreductase: MGTSRHPEKLQATVSFKVMALDITNENSIKEFTRQIFETVNQLDILVNNAGYMLTGLAEETSTEGRETSIRN, from the coding sequence TCGCCATCCAGAAAAACTACAAGCCACTGTTTCTTTTAAAGTAATGGCTTTGGACATTACGAATGAGAATTCGATAAAAGAATTTACCAGACAAATTTTTGAAACCGTAAATCAACTGGATATTTTGGTTAATAATGCGGGTTATATGCTCACCGGATTGGCAGAGGAAACTTCAACAGAAGGCAGGGAAACTTCAATTCGAAACTAA